A stretch of the Desulfobacter sp. genome encodes the following:
- a CDS encoding IS256 family transposase yields MTEENTEFDFQKALKGIQEGKPFTGKGGVLTSLIKNLAEAVLEGELESHLGQEVSANRRNGKSKKTIKSLDGKFELETPRDRAGTFSPQIVKKHQTTLSDEIERKIIALYGLGMSYNDMASHLQEIYGLEISNATLSTITDKIIHTVKEWQARPLENVYPIVWLDAIHYKVRENGKVGSKAVYTILGVNIEGRKEVLGLYISENEGANFWLQVLTDLSNRGVKDILIACVDGLKGLPEAIETIFPDTEVQLCVVHQIRNSLKYVGSKNKKEFMADLKRVYKAVNKDLAEEELDILENKWNDKYPIVIKSWRNNWERLSHFFKYPEEIRRIIYTTNTIEAVHRQFRKLTKTKGSFPNQDSLLKLLYMGIQNASKKWTMPIQNWSLTISQLAIFFEGRLDKELGI; encoded by the coding sequence ATGACCGAAGAAAACACCGAATTTGATTTTCAAAAAGCCCTTAAAGGCATCCAGGAAGGTAAACCCTTCACAGGTAAGGGCGGCGTCCTTACATCATTAATCAAAAATCTTGCTGAAGCTGTTCTTGAAGGAGAGTTGGAGTCCCATCTCGGGCAGGAAGTTTCTGCCAACCGCCGTAATGGAAAAAGCAAAAAGACCATTAAATCCCTGGATGGTAAATTTGAGCTGGAAACCCCGCGTGACAGGGCCGGAACCTTCTCTCCACAGATCGTCAAAAAACATCAGACAACGCTCAGCGATGAAATTGAAAGAAAGATAATAGCCCTTTACGGCCTGGGCATGAGTTATAATGATATGGCTTCCCATTTACAGGAAATCTATGGACTTGAGATTTCAAATGCCACTCTGAGCACCATTACCGATAAAATCATCCATACCGTCAAAGAATGGCAGGCCAGGCCGTTGGAAAATGTGTACCCAATCGTATGGCTTGATGCCATACATTATAAAGTACGAGAAAACGGAAAGGTCGGCAGCAAAGCCGTTTACACAATTCTTGGGGTGAATATCGAGGGCCGCAAAGAGGTTCTTGGGCTGTACATATCCGAGAATGAGGGTGCGAACTTCTGGCTGCAGGTGTTAACAGACCTTTCAAACCGAGGGGTAAAAGATATCCTGATTGCCTGTGTTGATGGTCTAAAAGGTTTACCCGAGGCCATTGAGACCATATTCCCGGACACAGAAGTTCAACTCTGCGTAGTCCACCAGATCCGAAATTCATTGAAATACGTTGGTTCCAAAAATAAAAAGGAATTTATGGCAGATCTAAAACGTGTTTATAAAGCGGTCAATAAGGATCTGGCCGAAGAAGAACTGGATATCTTGGAAAATAAATGGAATGACAAATACCCGATTGTGATAAAATCCTGGCGGAACAACTGGGAACGCCTCAGTCATTTCTTTAAATATCCAGAAGAGATTCGACGGATAATATACACCACAAATACCATTGAGGCTGTGCATCGACAGTTTCGAAAACTGACCAAAACAAAGGGATCATTCCCGAACCAGGACAGCCTGTTAAAGCTGCTTTACATGGGGATCCAGAACGCCAGTAAAAAATGGACAATGCCGATTCAAAATTGGTCACTGACAATTTCCCAGTTGGCAATTTTCTTTGAAGGCCGGCTGGATAAAGAGCTGGGAATTTGA
- the lipA gene encoding lipoyl synthase: MVPKCCSTASKGKPAWLKKHLPRGGQYQRVTRLLSKAKLHTVCQEANCPNMFECFSKDTATFMILGSQCTRHCRFCNITALPPQPVDPEEPQRLAQTVLDLNLRYVVVTSVTRDDLADGGASHFERVIRAVKDAGHEKTQQTGADNTIQVEVLIPDFQGDESALETVVRAQPDVINHNIETVASLYSRVRPEAQYQRSLDLIRQVKALDPDMPTKSGLMVGLGETVDELEQTMTDLFNHNCDILTIGQYLQPTKEHLPVEAYYSPEEFDRLKAMANSIGFNRVASGPFVRSSYQAKELFDAKAL, from the coding sequence ATGGTTCCAAAGTGTTGTTCGACCGCTTCCAAAGGGAAACCCGCCTGGTTGAAAAAACATCTGCCCAGAGGCGGCCAATATCAGCGCGTCACACGGCTTTTATCAAAAGCAAAACTCCATACGGTCTGTCAGGAGGCCAATTGCCCCAATATGTTTGAATGCTTTTCCAAAGATACGGCAACCTTCATGATCCTGGGGTCCCAGTGTACCAGGCATTGCAGGTTCTGCAATATAACGGCTCTTCCGCCTCAGCCCGTTGACCCTGAAGAACCCCAGAGACTGGCTCAAACCGTGCTTGACCTGAATTTAAGATATGTGGTGGTCACCTCGGTCACCCGGGACGACCTGGCCGACGGAGGTGCCTCCCATTTTGAACGGGTGATCCGGGCCGTAAAAGATGCAGGGCATGAAAAAACACAGCAAACGGGCGCTGACAACACGATTCAGGTGGAGGTGTTGATACCGGATTTTCAGGGAGATGAGTCTGCCCTGGAAACGGTTGTAAGGGCTCAGCCTGATGTGATAAACCATAATATTGAAACCGTTGCCTCTTTGTATAGCCGTGTCAGACCCGAAGCCCAGTATCAAAGATCCCTTGATCTTATCCGGCAGGTCAAGGCGTTAGATCCCGATATGCCCACAAAATCAGGCCTCATGGTGGGATTGGGAGAAACCGTGGACGAGCTGGAACAGACCATGACCGATCTTTTTAATCATAATTGCGATATTCTCACCATCGGGCAATATTTGCAGCCCACAAAAGAGCATCTGCCGGTTGAGGCCTATTATTCTCCTGAAGAATTTGACCGGCTCAAAGCAATGGCCAACTCCATTGGATTCAACAGGGTTGCTTCTGGCCCCTTTGTCAGAAGCTCATACCAGGCAAAGGAATTGTTTGATGCCAAAGCATTATAA
- a CDS encoding sigma-54-dependent Fis family transcriptional regulator codes for MPHISGMELLKQIKASYYDIECVMVTASDDISSAVSAMKVGAYDYLTKPVQYEKLIILIQWAQERYCLRQGLSLYERKRSLSALTHPELFKDMVATDHAMARVLRQVEMVAPTDYSVVITGESGTGKEMVARKIHDLSNRSDGPFVAVNMGAVSETLFKDELFGHKKGAYTGAAMDKKGFFEAAGAGTLFLDEITDLDVTLQSGLLRVIQEKEFYRVGSTRTVDVDVRVLAATNKDVMDEIAKKRFRADLFHRLNMFHIDIPPLRERKADILPLSKLFMAQFAAETGKQISGIERRAESYLLNYTFPGNVRELKNMIAAAVLMEKTERLKSASFRVSAGDDPPAQANDDPTNDDAITWPLAKLEQFHILRVMESVKNNQTRAAGILGIGRKTLHRKLKSYEIKLPSA; via the coding sequence ATGCCCCATATTTCAGGCATGGAATTGTTAAAACAGATCAAGGCCAGCTATTATGACATTGAATGTGTGATGGTGACTGCCAGTGATGATATCAGTTCTGCCGTATCCGCCATGAAAGTCGGGGCCTACGACTATTTAACCAAGCCTGTGCAGTATGAAAAACTGATCATTTTGATTCAGTGGGCCCAGGAACGGTATTGTCTTCGACAGGGACTTTCTTTGTATGAGCGAAAAAGATCCCTGTCAGCACTGACCCATCCGGAACTTTTCAAAGACATGGTGGCCACGGATCATGCCATGGCCAGGGTGCTGCGCCAGGTTGAAATGGTGGCGCCCACTGATTATTCAGTGGTGATCACCGGGGAATCAGGAACCGGAAAAGAAATGGTGGCCCGGAAAATTCATGATTTGAGTAACCGGTCCGACGGTCCTTTTGTTGCTGTGAATATGGGAGCTGTCAGCGAAACCCTGTTCAAGGATGAGTTGTTTGGCCATAAAAAAGGGGCATACACCGGTGCTGCCATGGATAAAAAGGGCTTTTTTGAAGCGGCCGGAGCCGGCACCCTGTTTTTAGACGAGATTACAGATTTGGATGTCACTCTCCAAAGCGGTCTGCTGCGGGTGATCCAGGAAAAAGAATTCTACAGGGTGGGCAGTACCAGAACCGTGGATGTGGATGTAAGGGTGCTTGCCGCAACAAATAAGGATGTGATGGATGAAATTGCGAAAAAACGATTCCGGGCAGATCTGTTTCACCGGCTGAATATGTTTCATATCGACATCCCCCCGTTGCGGGAGCGCAAAGCAGATATCCTTCCGCTGTCCAAACTTTTCATGGCCCAGTTTGCAGCTGAAACAGGCAAGCAAATATCCGGAATAGAAAGAAGGGCAGAATCTTATTTATTGAATTACACATTTCCAGGAAATGTCAGGGAATTGAAAAATATGATTGCCGCAGCTGTTCTCATGGAAAAAACCGAGCGGTTGAAAAGCGCATCCTTCAGAGTCTCTGCGGGTGACGACCCCCCTGCCCAGGCCAATGATGATCCAACCAATGACGATGCCATCACCTGGCCCCTGGCAAAATTGGAGCAGTTTCATATTTTACGGGTGATGGAGAGCGTGAAAAATAATCAGACCCGGGCTGCCGGGATTCTTGGAATCGGGCGGAAAACCCTTCACAGGAAATTGAAATCCTATGAGATAAAATTACCATCGGCGTAA
- a CDS encoding transporter substrate-binding domain-containing protein, whose product MPDPFFFHESIFGLKNLEDLKGFNIGILDQDYAVEFVTRELPDAAIKKYGSHKALFDGVAKGEVRVFICDTPTALYFLEKLNLLSSFRYHLASPLYRKPFYSAVKEGNDALVAQINKGLELISADERAAIERKWMGPSENRETDVLVVAVAQSFPPFSMLNAENRPSGLLIDLWERWSVTTGNSLIFRFYDRNNAVNALKDGIVDIVSFLPPRQTTKGWTQASSAFYRLSWYLYHHKNRSNRPLAKGQTQRTLGAVTGSRAYEWLASSRRNIRVAGFETTRQMILAAAEGKIDGFLALPQEMAVLPDRLGYPEAFVQSDNPLFRQQMGGIVRNLNPDLIQRIDQGFNAIGQAERIQIESRWIRDKKARVFNPVNDQILLTRDEQQWLSAHQDLSRSIRLGVDPQWPPFEFIGDNFAYKGMVSDYVNLLNERLALNMVVAEQIPGGMDRTKTVFSRVDVVPSAISFESEKVGMLRTQAYLEFPWVIINKQQAPLIGGIRDFHGKTLAVIQRYAVKDLLGKEHPEIRILEVKTTRQGLAGILDKAIASISDQEHDRIRQKWFSVRFEHKVDEAYMRGSLLKIGIAALIIAGVFLFWNWQIRKRKEAAEAANMSKTKFMASLSHEIRTPLNAILGMTEMTLRSKVSVQQKKNLTAVKDSALHLLDVITDILDFSTIEAGKMRIQNQVFYLDELLNSLKHTWKFLAKEKGLWFHLITDENLPLAVKTDPVRLQQVLGNLISNAVKFTHTGGVTLTVKKGFFKHRHQDDPNIACMIFKIEDTGIGIQKDQIETIFERFTQAETSVTRNYGGTGLGLSICREAARLMGGRLTVRSTPGKGSRFYLKMPLKIADRKDATRLIRTAGSLRMKKSVPEAGAQGKTHGLTFLLADDDPMNAAVFETFMDGTGHRVIHAGDGEKAISQLKQNRVDMVFMDIEMPRMDGISACKSIRNGAAGEINRNKPVIAMSAHVLDAFEQQSRAAGMDEFIAKPVDIDHLFSIIEKFRPPSSEAETAEPAARGNDALNSLPSSVHPLDDLLDAQKALASVGGNESLLWTIIQIFIQETPEQLKALSKAVSNKNLTDAARYAHTLKGAAARIFSQAHADQAKDLEACCRAKDMIKVKAFTQKMIHDFEDLIEKLNRIQGEG is encoded by the coding sequence TTGCCAGACCCATTTTTTTTCCATGAATCTATTTTCGGCCTGAAAAATCTCGAAGATTTAAAAGGATTTAATATCGGGATACTGGATCAGGATTATGCGGTTGAATTTGTGACCAGAGAACTGCCCGATGCCGCCATCAAGAAATACGGCAGCCACAAGGCATTGTTCGACGGCGTGGCAAAAGGAGAGGTCCGGGTATTTATCTGTGACACCCCCACTGCCCTTTATTTTTTAGAAAAATTGAACCTATTATCCTCCTTTCGATATCACCTGGCCAGTCCTTTATACCGCAAGCCGTTTTATTCCGCTGTAAAAGAGGGTAACGACGCCCTGGTTGCGCAGATAAACAAAGGGCTGGAATTGATTTCCGCCGACGAGCGGGCCGCCATTGAACGAAAATGGATGGGTCCATCTGAAAATCGGGAAACTGACGTGCTTGTGGTGGCTGTTGCCCAGAGTTTTCCGCCGTTTTCCATGTTGAATGCCGAGAACAGGCCGTCGGGTCTTTTAATTGATCTCTGGGAAAGATGGTCCGTGACAACTGGTAATTCGCTTATTTTTCGGTTTTATGATCGAAACAATGCCGTGAATGCCCTGAAAGACGGGATTGTTGATATTGTTTCGTTTCTTCCCCCAAGACAGACCACCAAAGGCTGGACACAGGCCAGTTCTGCATTCTACCGGTTAAGCTGGTATTTATACCACCATAAAAACAGGTCCAACCGCCCATTGGCCAAAGGGCAAACCCAAAGGACACTGGGGGCGGTCACAGGCTCAAGGGCATATGAATGGCTGGCCTCGAGCAGGCGTAATATACGGGTGGCAGGGTTTGAAACCACCCGTCAAATGATTCTGGCCGCGGCTGAAGGCAAAATTGACGGCTTTCTGGCCTTACCCCAGGAAATGGCAGTTCTGCCCGACCGCCTGGGATATCCCGAAGCCTTTGTTCAAAGTGATAATCCCTTGTTCAGACAACAGATGGGCGGCATTGTCCGCAATTTGAATCCGGATTTGATCCAACGCATTGATCAGGGATTTAATGCCATTGGACAGGCCGAACGAATTCAGATCGAATCCCGATGGATACGGGATAAAAAGGCCCGGGTCTTTAATCCGGTAAATGATCAGATTCTGCTGACAAGAGATGAACAGCAGTGGCTCTCTGCACATCAGGATTTAAGTCGGTCCATCCGGCTGGGGGTGGACCCCCAATGGCCCCCCTTTGAATTTATCGGTGATAATTTTGCATACAAGGGAATGGTGTCAGACTATGTGAATTTGTTAAATGAGAGACTGGCCCTGAATATGGTCGTAGCCGAACAGATCCCAGGGGGCATGGACCGTACAAAGACCGTTTTTTCCAGGGTTGATGTTGTTCCGTCAGCGATTTCTTTTGAATCCGAAAAGGTCGGCATGCTCCGGACCCAGGCCTATCTTGAGTTTCCCTGGGTGATTATCAATAAGCAGCAAGCCCCTTTGATCGGCGGTATTCGCGATTTTCACGGTAAAACCCTGGCGGTCATCCAAAGATATGCGGTTAAAGATCTGCTGGGCAAAGAACACCCTGAAATCCGGATTCTGGAAGTCAAAACAACCCGGCAGGGGCTGGCCGGCATTTTGGACAAAGCCATTGCCAGCATATCGGATCAGGAGCATGACCGAATCCGTCAAAAATGGTTTTCCGTCCGGTTTGAACACAAGGTTGACGAGGCGTATATGCGGGGAAGCCTTTTAAAAATAGGTATCGCTGCCTTGATTATCGCCGGGGTGTTTTTATTTTGGAACTGGCAGATCCGGAAGCGAAAAGAGGCAGCTGAAGCTGCCAATATGAGCAAGACAAAGTTTATGGCAAGCCTAAGCCATGAAATCAGGACCCCCCTGAACGCCATCCTTGGTATGACTGAAATGACGTTGAGATCTAAGGTTTCGGTGCAGCAGAAAAAAAATCTGACCGCTGTCAAGGATTCAGCACTGCACCTGCTGGATGTGATCACCGATATTCTGGATTTTTCAACCATTGAGGCCGGGAAAATGCGAATCCAAAACCAGGTCTTTTATCTGGATGAACTTTTAAACAGTTTAAAACATACCTGGAAATTTCTGGCAAAGGAAAAAGGGCTGTGGTTCCATCTGATCACAGATGAGAATCTTCCTCTGGCCGTTAAAACAGATCCTGTCAGGCTGCAGCAGGTGCTTGGCAATCTGATTTCCAATGCTGTTAAATTCACCCATACAGGCGGGGTAACGCTCACGGTCAAAAAAGGATTTTTCAAACACCGGCACCAGGATGATCCAAATATTGCCTGCATGATTTTTAAAATAGAAGATACCGGCATTGGCATACAAAAAGATCAGATAGAAACTATTTTTGAACGCTTTACCCAGGCGGAAACATCTGTTACCCGAAATTATGGGGGGACCGGACTTGGGTTGTCCATCTGCAGGGAGGCAGCACGGCTGATGGGCGGGCGTTTGACCGTTAGAAGCACCCCTGGAAAGGGGTCCAGGTTTTACCTGAAAATGCCGCTCAAGATAGCAGACCGCAAAGATGCCACAAGGCTCATCCGAACAGCCGGAAGCCTGCGCATGAAAAAATCTGTGCCAGAGGCCGGTGCACAGGGGAAAACCCATGGGTTAACCTTTCTTCTTGCAGATGATGACCCCATGAATGCTGCGGTATTTGAGACATTTATGGATGGAACCGGTCACAGGGTCATTCATGCCGGTGATGGTGAAAAAGCCATATCCCAATTAAAGCAGAACAGGGTGGATATGGTATTTATGGATATTGAAATGCCTCGCATGGACGGTATCTCAGCCTGTAAGTCCATCCGGAACGGTGCTGCCGGTGAAATCAACCGAAACAAGCCGGTAATCGCCATGTCCGCCCACGTTCTTGATGCGTTCGAGCAGCAAAGCCGGGCTGCAGGGATGGATGAGTTTATTGCCAAACCAGTGGATATAGATCATTTGTTCTCGATCATTGAAAAATTCAGGCCGCCTTCGTCCGAGGCGGAGACAGCAGAACCGGCTGCCCGGGGCAATGATGCTTTAAACTCGTTGCCCAGCTCAGTCCACCCTTTGGACGATCTGCTGGATGCCCAAAAAGCCCTGGCTTCCGTAGGGGGGAATGAGTCTTTGCTATGGACCATTATACAGATTTTTATTCAGGAAACACCCGAGCAATTAAAAGCGCTTTCAAAGGCGGTCAGTAATAAGAATCTGACAGATGCTGCCCGGTATGCCCACACCCTCAAAGGGGCTGCTGCAAGAATATTTTCCCAGGCCCATGCAGACCAGGCAAAAGATCTTGAGGCCTGCTGCCGGGCAAAGGACATGATAAAGGTTAAGGCCTTTACCCAAAAAATGATTCATGATTTTGAAGATCTGATCGAAAAGCTTAACCGTATACAAGGAGAAGGCTAG
- a CDS encoding transporter substrate-binding domain-containing protein: MAQIVSNNRPKKYRQLLCILLAFFIFLITSNSSQAVANEIATPPLTIAYCRYMPFYFEGKNEQPRGILVDIWKQWSQKTGIPVEFVLLPWEENMDKTESGQIDISALMYHSKERETRYLFSTPLMNLSTFLYFRKNNLSGDPIQKVKRLKDILFLSTGVVAKDFSKAYLEQRLPDLKPVIFQDHESLVRAAINNEVQAFLMEGPVASTYIAKHNGADQLFRLEYPVYTKPQSAGVKQGNTALIEKINKGLALISPEETQAIVQSWTGDVDPLLFAPHDGSVKIASSIDNMPFHFADEQGNAVGYFIDLWKLWSKKTGVDVTFIPAPWAESLKMVKTGQADIHGGCFFPFRGIHFWIMAVCSAIARPIFFP, translated from the coding sequence ATGGCACAAATTGTTTCAAACAACAGGCCAAAAAAATACAGGCAATTGCTATGTATTCTTTTGGCCTTCTTTATTTTTCTGATCACAAGCAATTCATCCCAAGCTGTGGCCAATGAAATTGCAACACCGCCTTTGACCATTGCCTATTGCAGGTATATGCCCTTTTATTTTGAAGGCAAAAATGAACAGCCCAGGGGGATTCTGGTGGATATCTGGAAGCAGTGGTCACAGAAAACAGGCATTCCCGTGGAATTTGTTCTTCTCCCATGGGAGGAGAACATGGACAAAACAGAGTCCGGGCAGATTGATATCTCTGCCCTGATGTATCATTCAAAAGAAAGAGAAACCCGATACCTGTTTTCAACCCCCCTGATGAACCTGAGCACTTTTTTGTATTTCCGGAAAAACAATCTGTCAGGGGATCCAATACAAAAAGTAAAGAGACTTAAAGACATTCTCTTCCTATCCACCGGGGTTGTGGCAAAGGACTTTTCCAAGGCTTATTTGGAACAGCGCCTGCCTGACCTGAAACCGGTCATATTCCAGGATCATGAAAGTTTAGTCCGGGCAGCCATCAACAACGAGGTTCAGGCCTTTTTAATGGAAGGGCCTGTGGCATCCACTTATATTGCCAAGCACAATGGCGCAGATCAATTATTCCGGCTTGAGTATCCTGTATATACCAAACCCCAGTCTGCCGGTGTTAAACAGGGGAACACCGCCCTGATCGAAAAGATTAATAAGGGACTGGCCCTGATCAGTCCTGAAGAAACCCAGGCGATTGTTCAAAGCTGGACCGGTGATGTCGATCCTCTATTGTTTGCCCCCCATGACGGAAGTGTGAAAATTGCTTCAAGCATAGACAATATGCCCTTTCATTTTGCAGATGAACAAGGGAATGCCGTGGGATATTTTATAGACCTTTGGAAATTATGGTCAAAAAAGACCGGGGTGGATGTGACATTTATTCCGGCGCCCTGGGCAGAAAGTCTTAAGATGGTAAAGACCGGGCAAGCAGATATCCATGGGGGATGTTTTTTTCCATTCCGCGGGATTCATTTCTGGATTATGGCGGTGTGCTCAGCGATTGCCAGACCCATTTTTTTTCCATGA
- the gcvPB gene encoding aminomethyl-transferring glycine dehydrogenase subunit GcvPB — protein sequence MFNEPQLWEKSRDGRCAISLPKQDVETSPLGEELTGDAPDLPQLSELDVVRHFTRLSQWNFGVDSGMYPLGSCTMKYNPKTNEVQAARQGFAGAHPLAGEEFSQGALKLMHELEQCLGEIAGLPGVTLQPAAGAHGELCGMLVIHAYHAKNGKQRSKIIIPDTAHGTNPASASLCGYDSINIKSNEKGIIDPQSVADIMDEDVAGIMITNPNTLGLFEENIKEICEIVHAKGGLVYGDGANMNAVMGVIKPGDLGIDVLHYNLHKTMSTPHGGGGPGSGPVAVAEKLIPFLPVPRVEKDLDTYKLVTDCPDTIGLLHTFYGHFGVMIKAYAYILSMGPEGLKKASQLAVLNANYVKESLKGTLHLPYDRPCMHECVFNDAFQKQDHITTMDMAKRLLDYGFHPPTVYFPLVVDAAFMVEPTETESKEEIDQFIDAVKSIAAEAKQTPDILHKAPVLPKVTRLDEVTAARKPRLRG from the coding sequence ATTTTTAATGAGCCCCAGCTGTGGGAAAAGAGCCGGGATGGCCGGTGTGCCATCTCCCTTCCCAAACAGGATGTAGAGACAAGTCCTTTGGGAGAAGAACTCACTGGTGATGCCCCTGATCTGCCCCAGCTTTCGGAGCTGGATGTTGTTCGCCATTTTACCCGTCTTTCCCAGTGGAATTTCGGTGTGGATTCAGGGATGTACCCCTTGGGATCCTGTACCATGAAATATAATCCGAAAACCAACGAAGTTCAGGCGGCTCGCCAGGGATTTGCAGGCGCCCATCCCCTGGCCGGAGAAGAATTTTCCCAGGGTGCCTTGAAATTGATGCATGAACTTGAACAATGCCTGGGGGAAATCGCAGGACTGCCCGGAGTCACCCTTCAGCCCGCTGCCGGTGCCCATGGCGAATTGTGCGGTATGCTCGTTATTCATGCCTATCATGCAAAAAACGGCAAGCAAAGATCAAAAATCATTATTCCGGACACGGCCCATGGGACCAACCCGGCAAGTGCCTCTTTGTGCGGGTATGATTCCATTAATATTAAATCCAATGAAAAAGGTATTATTGACCCCCAATCCGTGGCTGATATAATGGATGAGGATGTTGCCGGTATTATGATCACCAACCCCAACACCTTGGGATTGTTTGAAGAAAACATCAAGGAAATCTGTGAAATCGTCCATGCAAAAGGAGGACTGGTTTACGGAGACGGGGCCAACATGAATGCGGTTATGGGGGTTATCAAACCAGGGGATCTGGGTATTGACGTACTCCACTACAACCTGCACAAAACCATGTCCACCCCCCACGGCGGCGGCGGACCCGGATCCGGCCCTGTTGCGGTTGCAGAAAAACTGATTCCTTTTCTGCCGGTGCCCAGAGTCGAAAAGGACCTGGACACTTACAAGCTTGTCACGGACTGCCCTGATACCATTGGGCTGCTGCATACCTTTTACGGACATTTCGGTGTGATGATAAAGGCATATGCCTATATTCTGTCCATGGGTCCGGAAGGCTTGAAAAAAGCGTCTCAACTGGCCGTGCTGAATGCAAACTATGTCAAGGAAAGCCTGAAAGGCACCCTCCACCTTCCATATGACCGGCCCTGCATGCATGAATGCGTATTCAACGATGCATTCCAAAAACAGGACCATATCACAACAATGGATATGGCCAAACGACTTTTGGATTACGGATTTCATCCGCCCACAGTGTATTTTCCCCTGGTTGTTGATGCGGCATTCATGGTAGAACCCACAGAAACAGAGTCAAAGGAAGAGATTGATCAATTCATTGATGCGGTCAAATCAATTGCAGCTGAAGCAAAACAAACCCCTGATATTCTTCACAAGGCACCGGTTCTGCCCAAAGTGACCCGTTTGGATGAAGTCACTGCGGCCAGAAAACCCCGCCTGAGAGGATAG
- the lipB gene encoding lipoyl(octanoyl) transferase LipB, with translation MISRIDNPSLNCPARKIKRFCVFEDLHTLDYTDALNLQVSTREKLLKDPARPDRVFFVQHPPVYTLGKRGGEENLVVSKDVLKKKGISIVQTDRGGNITYHGPGQAVLYPIVNLERARIGVADFVFGLEEIMKQTAAKYHIIADRDSKNHGLWVGQEKIGSVGLSIKKGISIHGLAMNIVPDLAPFTWINPCGLENTAMTSIQNELKKKAQSCPDPSMDQIRDTFFNCFCDIFNYTSMEENND, from the coding sequence ATGATTTCCCGGATTGATAATCCAAGTTTGAATTGCCCTGCCCGGAAGATAAAGCGGTTCTGTGTATTTGAAGACCTTCACACCCTTGATTACACAGATGCCCTTAATCTCCAGGTTTCGACCCGGGAGAAACTTTTAAAAGACCCGGCCCGTCCGGACCGGGTCTTTTTTGTCCAGCACCCGCCTGTGTATACCCTGGGTAAACGCGGGGGGGAAGAAAACCTTGTTGTGTCCAAAGATGTTCTCAAGAAAAAAGGGATCAGCATTGTCCAGACGGACCGGGGCGGCAATATTACCTACCACGGCCCCGGTCAGGCTGTGCTCTATCCCATCGTCAACCTGGAGCGTGCCCGAATCGGCGTGGCCGATTTTGTATTCGGGCTTGAAGAAATAATGAAACAAACCGCTGCAAAATATCATATCATAGCTGACCGGGATTCCAAAAACCACGGTCTCTGGGTGGGGCAGGAGAAAATCGGCTCTGTGGGGCTTTCCATTAAAAAGGGGATTTCCATCCATGGCCTGGCAATGAATATTGTTCCGGATCTTGCGCCCTTTACCTGGATCAACCCTTGTGGCCTTGAAAATACAGCCATGACGTCCATTCAAAACGAATTGAAAAAAAAGGCTCAATCCTGCCCAGATCCTTCCATGGATCAAATCCGGGATACATTTTTTAATTGTTTTTGTGATATATTCAATTATACCTCCATGGAGGAGAACAATGATTAA